TTGTTAAGAGTTTCTGGGTGATTCGATAATCCTAAACAGGGCTAATTGATAGGGTTTAAAGACCTTTAAAAAAATTCGGATTGAAGCTAACCCGAACCAATAACCAAGGACCGACCCGGTGTACAGCCCTACCACACAATGAATAAAAAAGTGTTGTGGGAATCAAAGACTCCCTTTATGATCCAAAATAAGAGGAATATAAAAGGCTTTGTATGCGTACTCTGTTTAACCATAAATGGAAATTAAAGCCTTATAGTGCTCAATTTGCtttcaccttttcttttttttttgaagtttattATTATTGCTGCTTCACATCCACGGGCTTGAAACTGATTGCACATTAACCACATGGTTCCCAAAATCACTCAATTGTAGTGGCGAAAACTGTGCCTTGTTGACCACATTTTTTGCAAACCCACAAGGCCTATATGCACATAATGTGTTGGGTCGCACCCTATTTCATTGTCAAAAGCTTTAACTTTTCATCCCAAGAAGATTACAAAACCCCCCACCTTCCTCTCACTATTTTTCCAATTAGATTCTTCTCCTCCCacacaagaaaaaaaggtcATGATTGCTTCCTATGTAGGATTATAGGGTCACAttttctcctatatatatatatatatatagctagaaAAGTTGGAAATTCAAGATGACGTTTTTGTACTTTAATATGGAATACAAAGCATAAAAATTGATAGACTTGGCTTCACAGTTAGGCTCACAATTTATTAAACCCATTATAGGTTTGATGTAATTGTAAGTTTTGAGTTACCAATTCAAAGAATTGAAAACAGGGGAATTAGGGTCTCTGTTTATCTCCGATcagttctctttctttctttctttctttctttctttttatgccATTTACATCAACTATTAAATCAATCATCTCTGAAATTAGCTTCCGATAAAACAATTAAATCACTGTCATCAATTACATCAACtacaagaaaaacaacaatagAAACAGAACACTGTTACTCTGAAAACAGAGTACATCAAGTTGGGTAACAGAGCACTATTGATAACATAACGAAGTAgtgcttttcttttccttcccttGTGTGTCGAATTGTGGGTGGGAATCATTGTTGTCAAAGCTTAacattgtatatttgtatgtgcGTCTTGGTCCCGATTGGTTCCAACTATGTTCAACTTGGTTATTGACCAAACAACAACCGAAACGTTGAGGTTTGTGTATAGTTAGTTACTTTTGCGCATAAATGTGTGCACCATATATCAAGAGTAAAAAACTGATATGGGTCTTGCATAATCTAACCGAGTGGTTTAAAAGAAAAGTCTATCTTCTTTCACATTTTAGCTAGACacgttttaaataaaaaattttgagaGTAAAATCAATATATCTACAAAGAACCGGAGTCCAAAGATGACAATATCTAAGTTTAGTGCATCCACTGAGCCACTCTGATAAGGCACATTTTTTTGGTCTAAGTATCAATGTACCATTGATGATAGCCCATGAAGAATAAATACATGTGGCCCATGGCCCAGAGCAACAAATGCATGTATCGACTTAGAATTTAAACATTACAAGTCATAATACCCATCAATTTGGTTTCTCGACTGATAAAAAGATAccattttattttgaaatgatAGAGCATATGTGACTGAGGTCCCCCTGTTCGTGGTATAATTCACACATGACATGACACATGCATGGTGCCCATCTGTGTTTTGATATCTCTAATCATGGTGGATTTGAGCGCACTCAGTCTATCAAGCATGTTTTCATGCAAGCAAGAAACTCTCTAGCTAGACGATCAAACGTCAAGGTCAAACAAGTCGGTAAGTATCATGTATAAATTCTCCAAACATAATTCAAAAGTATGTACgtatatgttatatgtataCAAAATATGTGTGTGGTCTTCACATGGGGGGGGCTCTGTTTAGTGTAAAAAACAGAGCAAGTGGTAGGGCATACTTTTACTCTATTGTCAGATGCAAGTTGAAGTTGGGAATGATCTTTGATATCAATGGGGAGTAGAGCAGCACTTTTGAAATAGTAAAATATTGTGTAACGATCCTACTCTGCCAAAATATGCAACTTATACATACCAATTGGGTCTCAAAATGATTGACCCATTAAACAAGCATTTTCTCAGTGCAAGCCTTGTCTCCTAAGCTAATTAGGCTCCAATAAAAAGCTAATTTTAATCACTAAATTGTGGAGCTTTTATGTATACTAATTGCTTAATTCTTCTCGACCCAACTCAACTATTCCAGTTGTACACATATAAATCAAAACTAATGAATATTATTGATAGGTTTTGTGGAGTTTGATCATGGGACATGTGAGGCAATTTCGATGTTGTAGCACGTGTTTATATGTGCTTGTTTGGTGCATAATTTTGCACCAGTATTAATGCTACCTAGTAGCTTTAATGCTGGTGATGCACCAAACAGTAATTTTGTGGTCCAAATTCCCAGACAATTTTGGTGTCCCAAAATTGTTGTTTTGCAATTGTTCAAGATTGAATAATTTTGAGATAATTTTATGgatatttgatataaatttacttCTTTAACCCTATTTGACTATTAATTTCAATatattataagttaaaaacatatATCCCTACACGTAAATTGCCACAATAATTTCAACAGCAAAAACGCTACCAACCAAATATTACCAGCATTTTAGGCACCATATCTGTAACCATTTTTAATCAGCATTTAAACGATCAGATTTAATGTTAACATTAATATTACTCTTAAAATTGTCCACCAAACGGACCATATATCTCTTTCTTGAAATAGGAAAAACTGTGGTGCATCTCGTGGACGTAGCCTATATTAATCGTTAATCGTGTAATTGCAATGTGATTAATGTATTACTACTCATTGATGAATAGAGAGGAAACAGGAAGGAGATAATCACCAAATTGTAGGTTTGGAGTTTTGGAGTGCAGAGGGGTCTCTGTCTGTCTTTTCCAATTAACTCAAGACCAAAGTTAAAGGGATGAACACAACGCCAAGGTCAACGCTTTTCTTTGAAATTACGTCATTGTCCACGTCATCTCCTCCTTCCTTCGCTGCTATAAGTAGTCCACACTCAACTCCTACGCTCTTCACTCAAAAACATTTTCACTTAAAATCTCCTAAAACCCTCTTTAAACCTCTTTGACTCCACGCGCCATGTATGGTAACAACTTCCCACGCGCCGACCTCGTCGACTTCACCGCGCCATCACAGTTTCCTCTTTCGCAACCACTTCCCACTCCGTTACTGGTTCCCGAGTACTCCGAGTTCGACCCACTGAGCGAGTCAGTGGCTCTCAAGGCGTTTAACTCGGAGATAGCTGGTAATACTAGTGGTAGTAGTAGCAGTACTCCTGGGTCTAGCGCCAGCTGCTACAACTCGCCGAGTTCGCTGGCGAATTACGGGACTCAGAGTCCGGGTTACATGCAGAGGAGTATCAGCAGCCATTCCCTCCAAAAGAATGGATTTCGTTGTCATTTCGAGTTCCTGGAAACAGAGGCCGGTCCAGTCAGGAGGGTTTTTAGTACTGGTGATTTGGAGGTGAAATTACTTAAATGCCCACATACAGTATTAATTTGTGATTAAttgagttaattttttttatatattaaattatacaGCATGGGCGGAGGTCAGAGAGTCCACTGACGAGCGAGAGTAATGCGATTATAGAATCAATGAGTAAGGCATATCCTTACAGTCcagaggagaagaaggagaggatAGAGAGGTATAGAACCAAGAGGACCCAGAGAAacttcaacaagaaaattaaggtcTAAATCCAATCTTAGTTACACTCTAAATTGAGTACTAATTTTAGCAGATATAATTGCGCTACATTCTTAACATACTAAGGTGGCCGCGATTTATCATGTTTATGAACCATAGCCTGGTCGTACAGTGCTCAAGACCGGGAGTTCAAACCAATAAGGATATTCTTTATGAAATTCTAGTTTTGTGGGCTTATCCCACTTTTGGGTCTTTACTCGCATGGGCTTCGAATTTTGTCCATGCTTCATGatttctcggttaaaaaaagaaagaaagatttgtCATCTCATGACTATGGTACTATTAAATGGTTTTTTGTATCACATTTGCAATTACATCTTCTTCAATTGATTGATGATGAGAAAGAAGTGTCAAGTCCAATGTCATTTACCCAAGCATTGGTCACATAATTAACGCTTCAGCTTACTATCAGGTGCTAATGATCTCTTCTTCTCCCCTCTTAAAATACAGTACGAATGCAGGAAAACATTAGCAGATAGCAGGCCGCGCATCCGGGGACGATTTGCTAGGAAcgaagaaattgaaaagaacCCACAACTTCTTCAATGGAGCCACAACAGTGTTAGTactggagaggaagaagaagacgaggATTATGATAATTGGGTCAATTTTATTGATGCATTCTCGGCCAACTCAATCCCTTCAGATGACCTTATGTGAAACATTAAATAAATGAATTATTTGTTCAATTTGTTTCTCACTACTAATCATCATCTTGTGTAATTCAAGTGTGTTTTATAAGCATCTACCTAGTATTGTATTGTAAATATGgttccttttattattattatgtcaatACCAGACATTTTTACAGACCAGGCAGCTCTGTTTCTTTCTTACATTTCTGATTCTTTATATCAAATTGGGTCCTACTCCAGTCCTACATGATTTCATTGCATGGTTTCTTGATTAAGAGAGTATaagaaattataattaattaattaattatgatttgtGAAAGAGAATATAGCttgattttatgttatttttcagTGCTTGCTTGCATGAATGTGGAACAGAGCATTCCTTTTGAAcgataaaaaattacaataacgCATTGAGTAGTTAACGAATTTGCAATACACCATTCACTTGGCTACTGAGAAATAGAAAATATTGAAGGACATCCATCAGATGGCAGTATAGGACAGACAAAAGTCTGCTGGTATTGGTATACATAGCTCCAAGTGCACAGACCATTACAGAGAAAACAAAGAAGCTTTGGTTGGATGGGATGGTGTAGTTGACTGTAGTAGCTCATTTGCAAATGTGGGAGGAGTCAATTTCAACTCTCATGCCCAACATTTTAGACGTTATTTCCCGCACGAGTTTCGGCTAGGTCTTACCTGTTTTCAACGTGGAGCGGGTTGAGTTGGTGATCCGAGTTTAGAGCTGCCCAATTATCCAATGGACATGTTGGATTATTGTCAGCGTGGAGCGGGTTGGATTGAGACCCGAGTTTATAACTGGTCTAGCTATTCGATGAATATATTGGATTGGAGAATGCTtgataatcaaagaaaaagtaaataagGTCAATATATGGGCCAAAACCATTTACAAGTGAAACTACATTACGAGGTTTACGAGAGCCCCAATCAACAGATACTAGACCAAGGAGAGTCTAAGTTGAGCATGCCCATGGCCTAAGATCCAGCCAACACTAGACTCACTAGAGTCTAAGTTAAGCTCAATAAACCCAAGGCCCGAGTCAATTGACAGCTAGACCCATGAGAGTTTAAAGCCCAATCTACAAGGAGGCCTATGAGAGTCAGCTCCAACAGGTCCATAAAAGCCCATCTATTCCTCAAAAGCTCAAAGCTCAAGCTGCTAGAAAGCTCCCACAAAGGCCTTTGGTCCCAATCAAAGCTCAAGGCTCATCCGTATTGTCGACACATGTCAACCATTTGACTCAGGACACTATAAATACATGAAATCTCAATCTCATTAACTCTATCACCATCTAAAAACATTTTACTTCTCTCACTACAAATTACCCTACCGATAACTGATTTGACTATCGGAACTTCCTTGACCTGCATCACACCGATGCCTAAGCTTAATGCTCTACATTTAGTGTGATATTGCAGGGTTGTCAAAAGTCTAGATCGACTTATCATAATTTTCTATCAATGAGACTATATCACTTGATGGAGTCTTTAAAAGTGTTTCCTTTGACAGTGACAATTCTTTATCAGAAGTAATTACCGAAGTTAATTAACCATCTTTTCGCTAATCATTGCATAACTCATGCATGTTACTCAATCATGAACTAAAATGTTATCATATTAGGAGAGACAATGCGTAAAACAGCAAGTACAATCTGAATCTAAACTTTTCcttctcccttttttttatgaaaaaaaatgactTTTAACGGAAAACCCATAGAGGTGGGATTAACTTATTAAGGACGGCTCCCTTTGATTTCTTCTTGGTCGGCGGTGTGTTTCCCACCAAGTTGTAAAAAGGCCTTTTTATAGAAGAAAGAAGGTTTAAATTAAATTGATGACCTTTAATGTCCTACTCAGTTAGGTTCTTGTAAATGCTTAAATCGACTTCAATATGATTAATTTTCACTTTTACTTCTTTGGACATGTTCGTCTCTCTGGTTGTAGGCGCTTCTAAGATAGAAAATTATGCTGCAAGTTGGTTACGACCTTTACATTATCGAAAAATATTGTGTATTGTAATGATAGGGATAATAACAACTTGTAATTCACCATTACCTTAGTTGAGATGTTTGAGACATATACTCGATTTGGGGTAGCAAAATACAAGATGATTAAAAcatatactcaatttagtatcaGAGTTGAAATCTTCCACCCCGCTTATTtacccaaaaaaacacatttaccTTATTCTACTGGGAGTTGAGATTAGCTATAGTTAGGACCCCAGACAAGATGCCATGATAGACAAACCCCCCATGCCACCCCTAGTAGTTTGGAAAAAGGAGTTTTCAATGATAATGATGGCAGCAGTTGATTAAGCAGATGAACAGTCGCAGCAACTTTGAGACCATTTTAATACCAATATACCAACACAATCCCACTTCCGCATACAAAAACTGAACTACAATATTCAGCAGCACATGAGCAGCAATAATATGTAGGGGCCGCCTATGAACTAAAACACAGACTCCATGACacgaaaaaagaaaatagaccTCTtatgttgttattattattatttctttgaaaaaaataattattaaccGGAAAGCTCAAGAATGGTTTCTCCAATTTAGGGAAATATATAAATCTTTACTTACCACTTGCCACAACTACAAGCAGCCATGAAACGTAGCGGGCTTCAACTTGAAGACACCACCGGCTCTTGGTTCTGATAATCGTGCCACGGACCCATTGAACTGGGCCTGAAAAATAAGAGGCTTTATAGGAAATTATTGTAAACACCCAACTATAGTACATGTTCTGCGGCCTATAAAACAAAggcaaataaatatttaaaaatatataattgaaaaaaagaaaatacatagaTCCTCAATCACATTGGCTTGATTCTGCGTTTAGATTTTCGACCTCGCTTCTTGAATGATATAGGACTCAGCAAGGGCTTGAAGGGGAATAAAGAAGGTTGCCTCGGCAACCTCCTCTGCCTTGCCATGGACATCCCTGTATTCAATAAACAAGAGCAGGCAGTGACTTAAAAGAACGGGGAGAATTCCTGAGCTAGATGTGGCAACGTGAGAAACAAAAGAACAGCAACATATACCATAAATAAAACAGAGGACCAGAGGTTGATACAATTACTCTTTGAAGCCAAAACTAAGATGCATAACTTGTACCTGATAAAGATGGAGACGAAGTCAAATGAGATTTCACAGTATTGGCTTCTGCTCTGTGTTCTTGCCTTGCCTCCGGCACATGTACCAAGGAGTCATGATTTCCAACTCGGGAGTTGGTTACAGGTTCCCCAACATCATGGCTTTCAAGAAGTCCAATAGTATCAGAGAGTGCAAGAGTAGCATCTTGTCCTCTTCCTAGAAGATTTTCCTGTAAGGGCACGTCATTCAAGACTGACATATCGTCTTGTTCCTTGAAATTATTCTCCAGCATAACTTCATCCACTGCATTATTTCCAGTACCTAAACCTATGTTATAACTTAATAAACTTCTGAACTCGTCATTCAAGGCACAAGATGTAACTTCGCATTTATGCACATCCTTCTTGATCACAACATCATCACTTTTCGTACCTGAAACTACATTAGATCCATGCAAACTCTTGAACTCTTCATTCAATCCGAAAGCTGAATCTTCACCACTTCTATCAACACTCTCCATTCTATCTTTATGAATCACAATATCTTGTGTACTGAATATCACATCAGGACTTTGTAAAATCCTTGACTCTTCAATCGTGGCAGCAGGAAAATTAAccttttcaattagcattgagACATCTAATGTATCCTGCGCATCAACATCCAATTCAGTATCTATGGCTGAAGTTCGACAACTCAAATTGTCCTCTTGGAGCACAGGGTTTACTTCACAATTTGATGCACACTCTCGCAATTCAAGATAACTTGTTTTGGAGCTGTTTGAAGTTTTTGATTCTTCCTCAGCTTGGTAGGTACATCTTACAATTTCCCTTGAAGAGGTAAAAGCTTTTGCATTATCGTTGAGCAAACATAACTGTTGAGAACTATCAGTACCCAAGCTCTGGTACCAAGGAGTGTTATAAGATGAAGATGCAGCCACACCAGGGGGAACAAGCCCCTCAGGCTGTTCCAACACATTCTTAGTTACATCAGGTACCTTTACTACCTCAGAAGCAGCCAACAAGTTCTTTTCATTCTCTGCTGACTGAGTGACAGCTTTTGCTCCAGGCATAAAATCCTGTACTTGAAAACCCTGTGATGGCATGCTGTCAACAATTGAAGCAAAATCAATAGCTTTCACAGTTTTGTTTAGGCCATCAGCAGCAGAAAAGGACTTTTCCATATTATCCAGCAGCAAATCCCCTTCCCCACTAGAAATGGGATCCCATCTAAGCCAGTCCTCAGACCAGCATTTCTTAGACTCCAATTGTTGCCCAGATGATATGTATTCGACTCTGATGGCCTCTTTGAAAAAGTGTTTCCTCCTTAAAGCCTTGGTTACAAGAGTCCTGCAGATAGACAAGAGAGCAGGTAGCTTGAAGAACGTCCGAAATTACCAAAGTATACTAGTGGGACTCAAAAGGGAATTAGTCCAACGTCATACCTACAATTATTCGAAATTGCGGCTTTGGCTCGCTCCATAGAGAGTCCAAGCAAAGATGACAAATTGGCAGCATCATGTGGCCCTCTGAGTTCATTGACGGAAGGTGCACCACTTGACAATATGATATTCTTTCCTCGAGTCCAATCCACCAGTAACTGAAAGTTCAAACAGTGGGTTACATGTATGATTACTTTAGGGCACACAATGAGATTGGCCTGCAGATAATAAAGAATTTAAAACTATTGTGCAGGGATCTGCAAGATACCCCTTCAGACACAATGGAACTTCTCATTGAATTCTAAAAGGCAAACCTGAAGTTATTGCAATTGCAGAAAACATGGAAATCAAACCTCTTAAAAGCAGGTTTAGAAAAACGACAGAGATCATTTGTTACGACAATTAATTGGAGAAAAAGTAGTAAGCAAAATAACCACCACAACAAAGCTACTTCTGTAAATGAGGTTGTACATCTGGTTTAAGGTGGTGACACTACAAGTACTTTctattgaaaatgaaaaaataagcagccttttgtttttgtaatgCAGGGCCATTAACAACTATTAAAGTTAAGGGATTTCTAGCCTGGATGCTTTGAGTTAACCATAACGATGCTTTCAGAAAACATATATGCTAATATATAAGTGCGAATTAAAGTACTTAGTAGTTCAAACCAAACTTCCATGGTGAGGAAAATCATTAGTCATCCAGGCTTTCTGATTGAAAGATTTCTCCACTGCGTCCAAATTTAAGAGCTTATGGTAGGTAAATAGTGCAAACTAGTAAAAGAAATTGAATGTAACAACAAAGCATCTGAAGTTTCTCCTTTCCCCCATATAGTATAATACATGATCGTGAACGTAATTGTATCACCTAGGTTGATTACCTTGGTGCTAAGAGAAACTGGAGATGAAAATGAGATATGGTCGATAACAAAATTGATGGTCTAAATCTGACAATTAGTGATAGTTCAATGCAGATACAATTTCCAAGCTACGGCCTACGGGGTTTAACGAATAGGTAATATTTTGCATAAATAATTATTGAACTTTGAGGAATGCATATGCTAATATGTAGGCCCCTTGTGTTACTATGTATCTTGACCAGGACATTAGTAGAAGCACCAATCTACATGCTCCAAAGTAAATTAGAACAACGTTTCAAGAAAGAATAGTGAACATGACTCGGGCACCTTGAGAATTGAAGAAGAGTATCAATCAGAATAAGGCAGTCAAAAATGTAAGGGGACCCTAAGAAACTCTGAAGCATCAGAACACCTATAAGAGAAATGAACCAATGAAGGAAACCGCTGGAAGAGCATGTAACCTATTATTCTTAACCTCCGCTAATGACAAAATGATTTCCATATTTTGCCCACATGTTTTCCATTGGATAAGCTTCCAAACATTGAAAAAGCTTAATCTATAGAACAAAAGCAAGCCATGAAAAAGAACTCAGCTGAAGAACCATCTATGCTTGATTAAACCCTCTTGACatctaaaatgatgaaacatTTCCTGGCGTACATAGAAAGGAATATACTATATTACATGCAAACATGGAGCATGAAATACAGAATATGAAGCTTACTTTAACAATTCTGAACTGAACTTCCATAGCCATGTctatcaagaaaagaaaaaagatcaaATTTCCCCCCTCTTCAAGATCCCTCAACTCCACACCAGCTAACATATCGAATCATAAGAAAATATTAGGGAACATACCCAAAAAAATCCTTAGTATAAGTTAAACCTAGTACTAGATTATTATAAATGTGTCCATCTTTTGTCTTCCACATACTAAAAAACCATCATACTAGGCAAATTCATAAGCAAATGAAAGTTTTCATCACACTGAATACATGAGTATAATAGGGTGCTCAACGAAGTTGCAATGTTCGAATAAATGTTCTCTACATGTGTTGTCCACATTGTGCTCCACACACTCTGAGTACTATGGGTATGAAGTGCTACATGTACAAATTTGAATCCTGGAGAAAACTATTGACATGAATTGAATTCATGACACCTAGAACAACCTCTCTTCTGCATCAAGGCTCACTCTCtatttctatgcacagacaGAAGACCATTGAAGATCCCACCTAAAATTCTCGAAAAGCAAATAAGTGATTGTTAATGATGTTGGCTTACAGCTTGCCACTATAGCTTTTATACAAGCATATCTATGTATTATTAGGGTGCCTACGTATACTGAAACGGAATTCAGAACCAACAATGATCAGTTGAAGCATCATAATTTGATTCTagaaaatttaatgaatatatgTCCTTTTCACAAATTACCTACTCTGCAAATTCATGAGCTGAAATTTACCTCGAGGAAGAACTACACATGCCAAGGCTTCTCAAACACCACAATATCTTTTCATTGACAAACAGACAATAGAACTaaaattccttcttttttttgctttaaaaaaaaaacttttgaacTAAAGCAATTCAATAGTACAAATAGCatgaaaaaaaatcaccatACTGAGGCACAAATTTAACTTTATTCCTATCTATCAATAGCGCATGCTTTGCATGTCTCAAGTCATGGCTCACCTTAGCACTCGATATCATTTGTCTCCTCTTTTTAACATCCATGATAAGATCCGAGTAAGTTATCTCAAAATAAACTCCACGCTGCAGACCAATATCACAGAAAGTCAACAATACAACCACAAATCATGAAGAAAATAACTACGAAAAAaagcacaagaagaagaaagaagtcaAACCTCCATAGCAGCCTTAACCATGGGCTGCTTCATCCTATAGGGCAGTTTGTCAGAGAAATCAATTGCAATTATATCGACCTATAAAAGTGCACTTAATTAGTCTCCAAATCACAATTCAAGACTAAAGGCATCATAATTCAAATCtcagaaatcaaaacaagtGTCAGAAAATTTCAGCTATTCAGTTTCTTTCAATCAGAAATATTTCAATGATTTTCCTCTTCAGAAAATTGGATTGTTTATTTTGAAATCCTCTTCTTTGTGAGCAGCCAAAGAAACAATCCAATTTCGAGGCAACTCGAAAATCAAAAGGCAGAAACAGTTACCTTACCAGCCAAGATCAAACTTTCTAATGCCAAGTAACCAAACAGAAACTAAAGAATAAGAAACGCACGCTGAAGCAGTAAAATAAAAGTCTGTCACTCTCCCCGATCACAAAAGATAGTCAAACAAAAATGCAACCACAGCTGCAAAATCAAATTTCCTTGGAAGCGAGTACAAACCTCAGATTTCTCACACGCATAGTCGAAGGCGCTCTGGTTCAAGGGTCTCACAGCAACCAAGTCGTATGTCTTCAAAATAGGGTTCCCGCTATTGAGAACTTGAGCCTGAGCGACGCTGTCGGCGTAAACGGTGATACGCGTGTACTGGCGGAAGGGAGAGGTACGAGGCACACCTAAAAGGTCGCGGTGGAGCTGCACGGAGGAGGCTAAATACGGAGCCACCTTGACGAGAGAAGCGACATTCAGAAGCTGGATTGTACATTGATCCCGCTTGGACATTACGCCCCTCATCGTTCGGTTGTGGGCAATCCCGGTGTAACCAAGTTCCATGGCTTTGATTACCAGCCTAATGCGCGTCGTTTtggaattagggtttgattctTGGTAAGGTACGTTCAAGTCGAAAAACCCCATTGtagagagggagggagaagGAGCGAGTTGGTGAATCAATATCGTTGTTTGGGTGTTTCAAGGGTTTTAGCAAAACCGCGAAAGGCGAAACTTCGTGGTCCTGCTACGcgtttggagtttggactaCAAAATCATATTGGGCCGGTTAAGAATGTTTAGGACACAAGCTGGGCTACTGAGGGCAGCCTCCTC
This genomic stretch from Tripterygium wilfordii isolate XIE 37 chromosome 22, ASM1340144v1, whole genome shotgun sequence harbors:
- the LOC119992296 gene encoding uncharacterized protein LOC119992296, whose product is MGFFDLNVPYQESNPNSKTTRIRLVIKAMELGYTGIAHNRTMRGVMSKRDQCTIQLLNVASLVKVAPYLASSVQLHRDLLGVPRTSPFRQYTRITVYADSVAQAQVLNSGNPILKTYDLVAVRPLNQSAFDYACEKSEVDIIAIDFSDKLPYRMKQPMVKAAMERGVYFEITYSDLIMDVKKRRQMISSAKLLVDWTRGKNIILSSGAPSVNELRGPHDAANLSSLLGLSMERAKAAISNNCRTLVTKALRRKHFFKEAIRVEYISSGQQLESKKCWSEDWLRWDPISSGEGDLLLDNMEKSFSAADGLNKTVKAIDFASIVDSMPSQGFQVQDFMPGAKAVTQSAENEKNLLAASEVVKVPDVTKNVLEQPEGLVPPGVAASSSYNTPWYQSLGTDSSQQLCLLNDNAKAFTSSREIVRCTYQAEEESKTSNSSKTSYLELRECASNCEVNPVLQEDNLSCRTSAIDTELDVDAQDTLDVSMLIEKVNFPAATIEESRILQSPDVIFSTQDIVIHKDRMESVDRSGEDSAFGLNEEFKSLHGSNVVSGTKSDDVVIKKDVHKCEVTSCALNDEFRSLLSYNIGLGTGNNAVDEVMLENNFKEQDDMSVLNDVPLQENLLGRGQDATLALSDTIGLLESHDVGEPVTNSRVGNHDSLVHVPEARQEHRAEANTVKSHLTSSPSLSGMSMARQRRLPRQPSLFPFKPLLSPISFKKRGRKSKRRIKPM
- the LOC119992125 gene encoding zinc finger protein CONSTANS-LIKE 4, which gives rise to MYGNNFPRADLVDFTAPSQFPLSQPLPTPLLVPEYSEFDPLSESVALKAFNSEIAGNTSGSSSSTPGSSASCYNSPSSLANYGTQSPGYMQRSISSHSLQKNGFRCHFEFLETEAGPVRRVFSTGDLEHGRRSESPLTSESNAIIESMSKAYPYSPEEKKERIERYRTKRTQRNFNKKIKYECRKTLADSRPRIRGRFARNEEIEKNPQLLQWSHNSVSTGEEEEDEDYDNWVNFIDAFSANSIPSDDLM